A genomic window from Bacillota bacterium includes:
- the rnhC gene encoding ribonuclease HIII → MNYVFSIAKSDIDTLLEYYQDVVSKNSQEHVLAFFQSDEVSITIYKSLKVMLQGKNAKDEYLMWSDLLGFEPILQEETKPKPSHNSNAFQHKNAIGSDEVGTGDFFGPVVVCAAYVGNLDFEFLDNLHVKDSKKLSDDFILKIGESLIKKISYQVVILPNPKFNELTNQGYNMNKIKAYLHNHAIRKLLAKINKPFEMVIIDEFCSKEHYFTYLKDVEAYSNITFLQKAEDLHQSVAVASIIARFTFLKEMDKLNSTLGIILPLGAGVGVDLIGKRIALEKGFGIFQDIAKVNFKNFEKIKNLMK, encoded by the coding sequence ATGAATTATGTTTTTTCGATTGCAAAGTCTGATATTGATACTTTGCTTGAATATTATCAGGATGTAGTTTCAAAGAATTCCCAAGAACATGTTCTTGCTTTTTTTCAAAGTGATGAGGTTTCTATTACTATTTATAAATCCTTAAAAGTCATGCTACAAGGAAAAAATGCTAAAGACGAATATCTTATGTGGTCAGATCTTTTAGGATTTGAACCAATCCTTCAAGAAGAAACGAAGCCTAAGCCTTCTCATAACTCAAATGCCTTTCAACATAAAAATGCAATTGGAAGCGATGAAGTAGGCACAGGTGATTTTTTTGGTCCAGTGGTAGTTTGTGCTGCTTACGTTGGTAATTTGGATTTTGAATTCTTAGATAATCTTCATGTAAAAGATTCTAAAAAATTAAGTGATGATTTTATTTTAAAGATAGGCGAATCTTTAATTAAAAAGATTTCATATCAAGTAGTCATTCTTCCGAACCCCAAATTTAATGAATTAACCAATCAAGGCTACAACATGAATAAAATAAAAGCTTATTTGCATAATCATGCCATTCGTAAATTATTAGCTAAAATCAATAAGCCATTTGAAATGGTTATTATCGATGAGTTTTGTTCAAAAGAACATTATTTTACTTATTTGAAAGATGTGGAAGCTTATTCAAATATTACATTTTTACAAAAAGCGGAGGATCTACATCAAAGCGTTGCTGTAGCATCCATTATTGCTCGTTTTACTTTTTTAAAGGAAATGGATAAATTAAACTCAACACTTGGAATCATTTTACCACTTGGTGCTGGAGTTGGTGTAGATCTTATTGGGAAACGAATTGCTTTGGAAAAAGGGTTTGGCATATTCCAAGACATCGCTAAAGTAAACTTCAAGAATTTTGAAAAAATTAAAAATTTAATGAAATAA
- a CDS encoding ABC transporter permease, whose amino-acid sequence MNKLWHLIKGELFRLVKYKILFFGVLVSAIWVIIIGFSDIETVKMLLPFLVLMDAGLMSIILLAASFYLEKQEGTMNALLVSPVSLLWVLIAKIVSTIVVGTISFVLVVGAALIFHEIELNVLLLFFYMVIIILSHTAIGFVITLNAKDFMGMLVRYMGLMLLFFLPVLLVALEIIPTSIDFIVLLSPSYAGQYLFKSALAEGETWKTIASILYLILIPSLLYPLVVYKRFVKVAIEG is encoded by the coding sequence ATGAATAAATTATGGCATTTGATTAAAGGAGAACTCTTTCGACTAGTCAAATACAAAATTTTATTTTTTGGAGTTCTTGTTTCAGCCATTTGGGTTATTATCATTGGTTTTTCAGATATCGAAACGGTAAAAATGTTACTTCCATTTTTAGTGCTAATGGATGCGGGATTAATGAGCATTATTTTACTTGCTGCTTCCTTTTATCTTGAAAAGCAAGAAGGAACTATGAATGCATTACTTGTTTCACCTGTATCGCTCCTTTGGGTGCTTATTGCTAAAATCGTCTCAACGATTGTTGTAGGAACCATCTCTTTTGTGCTAGTAGTAGGAGCTGCTCTTATCTTTCACGAAATTGAATTGAATGTATTATTACTATTTTTCTATATGGTTATTATTATATTAAGTCATACTGCAATCGGATTTGTAATTACGTTAAATGCAAAAGATTTTATGGGAATGCTGGTAAGATATATGGGTTTAATGCTTTTATTCTTTTTGCCAGTATTACTTGTGGCGTTAGAAATTATTCCAACAAGTATTGATTTCATAGTATTGCTTTCTCCTAGTTATGCAGGTCAATATTTATTTAAAAGTGCACTTGCAGAAGGAGAAACCTGGAAGACGATTGCATCTATTCTTTACCTTATTTTAATTCCATCGCTCCTTTATCCGCTTGTTGTGTATAAACGATTTGTAAAAGTCGCAATTGAGGGGTAA
- a CDS encoding ABC transporter ATP-binding protein translates to MKNVFEVKELSFRYPRGNEDVIKGISFEVEQGKVFGLLGPSGAGKSTTQKILSKLLEDYKGEILYFGKDLKSYKKEFYENVGVGFEMPVHFNKLTALENLKYFANLYKKNINYEELLTKVGLFEARNQMVGDFSKGMKVRLNFVRALLNDPDVLFLDEPTAGLDPKNAKIIKDLILEFKAQGKTVFITTHLMGDVEQLCDHVVFMNVGKITETSTVRELKMRFGKKEVKIEYYEDTDLLSETFSLEKIGENDLFLQALKQHDIETIHSGETTLEDIFIKVTGDKDHE, encoded by the coding sequence ATGAAAAACGTATTTGAAGTGAAAGAGTTAAGTTTTCGTTACCCAAGAGGAAATGAAGATGTCATTAAAGGGATTTCGTTTGAAGTAGAACAAGGAAAAGTGTTTGGACTTTTGGGACCAAGTGGAGCCGGGAAATCCACTACTCAAAAAATTCTTTCAAAGCTATTAGAAGATTATAAAGGTGAAATTTTATATTTTGGAAAAGATTTAAAGTCTTACAAAAAAGAGTTTTATGAAAACGTTGGCGTTGGTTTTGAAATGCCGGTGCATTTTAATAAACTAACGGCACTTGAAAATCTCAAGTATTTTGCAAATCTTTACAAAAAGAACATTAATTATGAAGAATTACTAACTAAAGTAGGTTTGTTTGAAGCAAGAAATCAAATGGTTGGCGATTTTTCTAAGGGAATGAAAGTAAGACTTAACTTTGTAAGAGCTCTTTTAAATGATCCAGATGTTTTATTCTTAGATGAACCAACTGCAGGACTAGACCCGAAAAATGCTAAAATTATAAAGGACTTAATTTTAGAATTCAAAGCCCAAGGAAAAACAGTATTTATCACAACCCATCTCATGGGAGATGTAGAACAACTTTGTGATCATGTTGTATTTATGAATGTTGGTAAAATTACCGAAACATCTACCGTTCGAGAATTAAAAATGAGATTTGGGAAAAAAGAAGTAAAAATAGAATATTATGAAGATACCGATTTATTATCTGAAACTTTTTCATTAGAAAAAATAGGAGAAAACGATCTATTCTTACAAGCTTTAAAACAACATGATATTGAAACCATTCATAGTGGCGAAACAACTCTGGAAGACATCTTTATTAAGGTGACAGGAGATAAAGACCATGAATAA
- a CDS encoding TetR/AcrR family transcriptional regulator: MNKEKSSRTKILEAALSEFGTYGYKEASTNRIYPIAGVSKGTIFKIFISKSMLFYEVYKKSLERMLLHMNEISYSNTRDIFEKITEMILWKLEYSKKHPFDTKILLEGTGNPPREIKSLVATHLRDLTKLSMRMFFEDIPMDNIRDEFTKEDVIKYVEIAVAGIQTTYINRELDIDYLNSIREDTIRYLKTVVRGMEKNNEKRI; the protein is encoded by the coding sequence TTGAATAAAGAAAAATCATCAAGAACAAAAATTTTAGAGGCTGCTTTATCTGAATTTGGAACCTATGGGTATAAAGAAGCTTCTACTAACCGAATTTATCCTATTGCAGGAGTTTCAAAAGGAACCATTTTTAAAATATTTATTTCAAAGAGTATGTTATTTTATGAAGTATACAAAAAATCTTTAGAAAGAATGCTTCTTCATATGAATGAGATTTCATATTCTAATACTCGTGATATTTTTGAAAAGATCACAGAGATGATTTTATGGAAATTAGAGTATTCCAAGAAACATCCTTTCGATACAAAGATTCTTCTGGAAGGAACTGGAAATCCACCAAGAGAGATTAAATCATTAGTAGCAACTCATCTTCGTGATTTAACGAAACTAAGTATGAGAATGTTCTTTGAGGACATCCCGATGGATAATATAAGAGATGAATTTACAAAAGAAGATGTAATAAAATATGTTGAAATTGCTGTTGCAGGAATTCAAACGACTTATATTAACCGGGAACTCGATATAGATTATTTGAATTCCATTAGAGAAGATACAATTCGATATTTAAAAACAGTCGTGAGAGGAATGGAGAAAAACAATGAAAAACGTATTTGA
- a CDS encoding RluA family pseudouridine synthase produces MKRLNENLEYTILETDPLIRIDKFLSELYEELSRTTVQKMIALQTVLVNSKAVKANYKVKIGDFIQLEEIPLTEQDIQAENIPLDIVYEDDYLLVVNKPSGMVTHPAPGHYEHTLVNALLYHINQLSNINGDIRPGIVHRIDKDTSGLLMVAKTDYAHQVLADELKEKTTKREYIALVDGVILNQRGTIDAPLARDPRDRKKMAVVASGKSAVTHFEVLKRFSDKTLVSCQLETGRTHQIRVHFAYIKFPLVGDYVYGKNKNATEFGQFLHAKTIGFTHPITKKWMEFTRELPQEFSDLIESLQSGIAS; encoded by the coding sequence ATGAAACGACTTAATGAAAACTTAGAATATACTATTTTAGAGACAGATCCACTAATAAGAATCGATAAATTTCTATCGGAACTTTATGAAGAATTATCGAGGACAACTGTCCAAAAAATGATTGCTTTACAAACGGTTTTAGTCAATAGCAAAGCCGTAAAAGCAAACTATAAAGTAAAAATCGGCGATTTTATTCAATTAGAAGAAATACCTTTGACTGAGCAAGATATTCAAGCTGAAAACATTCCGTTAGACATAGTGTATGAAGATGATTATTTATTAGTCGTGAATAAACCTTCGGGAATGGTGACTCATCCCGCACCAGGGCACTACGAACACACTCTTGTAAACGCACTTCTTTACCATATAAATCAATTATCTAACATCAATGGTGATATCCGACCAGGAATTGTCCATCGAATAGATAAAGATACGAGCGGATTACTAATGGTTGCTAAAACCGATTATGCTCATCAAGTTTTAGCAGATGAATTAAAAGAAAAAACGACAAAAAGAGAATACATTGCATTAGTAGATGGAGTCATCTTGAACCAAAGAGGAACAATTGATGCCCCTCTTGCAAGAGATCCAAGAGACCGTAAGAAAATGGCAGTTGTCGCTTCAGGAAAATCAGCCGTTACGCATTTTGAAGTTTTAAAACGCTTTTCAGATAAGACGCTTGTGTCGTGTCAACTAGAAACAGGAAGAACGCACCAAATACGAGTTCATTTTGCCTACATTAAATTTCCTCTAGTAGGAGACTATGTCTACGGTAAAAATAAAAATGCAACTGAATTTGGTCAATTTCTTCATGCGAAAACCATTGGGTTTACTCATCCGATTACAAAGAAATGGATGGAATTTACTAGGGAACTGCCACAAGAATTTTCAGATTTGATTGAGTCTTTACAATCAGGAATAGCAAGTTAA
- the lspA gene encoding signal peptidase II: MIVWILIVIGLVTIDQVSKLLIVNTFASYAVGAEKTIPIIQDFFHFSYVENTGAVFGLGGDTTFGMYFFLVTAIVATFVFGYMLLKSDFKNKKKFWYTLSLALLIAGTLGNFLDRSIHSYVIDFIDFRGIWIYVFNFADMCLNVGIALFLIDQFFLEPKRNKTNETT; the protein is encoded by the coding sequence ATGATTGTATGGATATTAATTGTTATTGGGCTGGTCACAATAGACCAAGTATCAAAATTACTGATTGTGAATACATTTGCATCCTATGCTGTAGGAGCAGAAAAGACCATTCCTATTATTCAAGATTTTTTTCATTTTAGTTATGTGGAAAATACAGGAGCCGTTTTTGGACTTGGTGGAGATACGACTTTTGGAATGTATTTTTTCTTAGTTACTGCGATTGTTGCCACATTCGTTTTTGGATACATGCTTTTGAAATCTGATTTTAAAAATAAAAAGAAATTTTGGTACACACTTAGTTTGGCATTATTAATCGCGGGCACTTTAGGTAATTTCCTTGATCGATCGATACACTCTTATGTGATAGATTTTATCGATTTCAGAGGAATATGGATTTATGTCTTTAATTTTGCGGATATGTGTTTAAATGTTGGAATTGCATTGTTCTTAATTGATCAATTCTTTTTAGAACCAAAAAGGAATAAAACTAATGAAACGACTTAA
- a CDS encoding dCMP deaminase family protein, with the protein MKRTNYISWDEYFMGVAYLSSLRSKDDSSQVGACIVNQKNRIVGIGYNGFPVGCDDSVFPWEREGNFLNTKYAYVVHAEPNAILNSTVDLEGSRMYVTLFPCNECAKLIIQSGIKEVIFLSEKYSGSEVDIAAKKLFLAAKVTYRQLKDYHLKVTTSE; encoded by the coding sequence ATGAAAAGAACTAATTATATTTCCTGGGATGAATATTTCATGGGAGTTGCCTATTTATCAAGCCTTAGAAGCAAAGACGATTCAAGTCAAGTCGGCGCCTGTATTGTCAATCAAAAAAATAGAATCGTCGGAATTGGATACAATGGGTTTCCAGTAGGATGTGACGACTCAGTTTTCCCATGGGAAAGAGAAGGCAATTTTTTAAACACCAAATACGCTTACGTCGTACACGCAGAACCAAACGCTATTTTAAATTCAACCGTTGATTTAGAAGGATCCAGGATGTATGTGACCCTTTTTCCATGCAATGAATGCGCAAAACTCATTATTCAATCAGGCATCAAAGAAGTGATTTTCTTATCTGAAAAATATAGTGGTTCTGAAGTAGATATTGCTGCAAAAAAACTATTTCTTGCAGCGAAGGTAACTTATAGGCAATTAAAAGATTATCATTTGAAGGTGACAACTAGTGAATGA
- a CDS encoding pseudouridine-5'-phosphate glycosidase: MISLFKISEEVKNALLNHQGIVALESTIISHGMPYPQNVETALECEAIIRRQGVIPATIAIINGVITIGLSKEEIVLIGKNTQEVIKTSRRDIPYVVSMKKNGALTVSATMIACKLAGIRFFATGGIGGVHRNAEITMDISADLEELSQTDVCVISAGAKSILDLEKTLEYLETKGVPVIGYQTNILPAFYTRESDFFVNYRLDTPQEIANLVKTKWNLGLHGGVFIANPIPEEFSFPKQIIDDVIESALIEMNQLEIKGKDTTPFLLKKIASITKGKSLEANIKLVYNNCELAANIAKSYALMEEENEKN, from the coding sequence GTGATTTCATTGTTTAAAATTAGTGAAGAAGTAAAGAATGCACTTTTAAATCATCAAGGAATCGTGGCACTTGAATCTACCATTATTAGTCATGGGATGCCTTATCCTCAAAACGTAGAAACCGCTTTAGAGTGTGAAGCCATCATAAGAAGGCAAGGAGTGATTCCGGCAACAATTGCGATTATAAACGGAGTCATTACCATTGGACTATCAAAAGAAGAAATTGTTTTGATAGGAAAAAATACCCAAGAGGTTATTAAGACAAGTAGAAGAGATATTCCTTATGTTGTTTCTATGAAAAAAAATGGAGCACTTACAGTTTCTGCAACGATGATAGCTTGTAAACTAGCTGGAATTCGTTTTTTTGCAACAGGAGGAATCGGTGGGGTTCATCGAAATGCTGAAATCACTATGGATATTTCAGCCGATCTAGAAGAATTATCACAAACCGATGTTTGTGTCATTTCTGCAGGAGCAAAATCGATTTTAGATTTAGAAAAAACGCTAGAATATCTGGAAACCAAAGGGGTACCTGTTATTGGGTATCAAACCAATATATTGCCAGCCTTTTACACAAGAGAATCGGATTTCTTTGTGAATTATCGTTTGGATACTCCGCAAGAAATCGCCAATCTTGTGAAAACAAAATGGAACTTAGGTCTGCATGGAGGCGTTTTTATTGCAAACCCCATTCCAGAAGAATTTTCATTTCCAAAACAAATCATAGACGATGTTATTGAGTCTGCTTTAATCGAAATGAATCAATTAGAAATTAAAGGCAAAGATACTACGCCATTTCTTCTAAAAAAGATTGCCTCGATTACAAAAGGTAAAAGTTTAGAAGCCAATATTAAATTAGTGTATAATAATTGTGAGTTAGCAGCTAACATAGCTAAAAGTTATGCGTTGATGGAGGAAGAAAATGAAAAGAACTAA
- the msrA gene encoding peptide-methionine (S)-S-oxide reductase MsrA: MKRIILAGGCFWGIEAYYSRLKGILKTKVGYTDAEGKNPSYHDVCNSSGHVEAVYIEYDELVISLDKVLEHFFRIIDPTQKNSQGNDYGLQYRSAIFFFDEIDFAFIKEYLDKIKPKYIKEIQTYIKPVNAFYDAEENHQSYLKKNPTGYCHIKMHLAKPEELK; the protein is encoded by the coding sequence ATGAAAAGAATTATATTAGCTGGAGGCTGTTTTTGGGGAATAGAAGCTTATTATAGTCGCTTAAAAGGAATCCTAAAAACCAAAGTAGGATATACTGACGCAGAAGGAAAAAACCCAAGTTATCACGATGTATGCAATAGCTCAGGACATGTAGAAGCTGTATACATTGAATACGATGAACTAGTTATTTCACTTGATAAAGTATTAGAGCATTTCTTTCGAATTATCGATCCCACTCAAAAAAATTCTCAAGGGAATGATTATGGTCTTCAATATAGAAGTGCAATCTTTTTTTTCGATGAAATCGATTTTGCTTTCATAAAAGAATATCTTGATAAAATTAAACCAAAGTATATAAAAGAAATTCAAACGTATATCAAACCAGTTAATGCCTTTTATGACGCTGAAGAAAATCACCAATCTTATCTTAAGAAAAATCCAACAGGGTATTGCCATATTAAAATGCATTTAGCAAAGCCTGAAGAACTAAAGTAG
- a CDS encoding tRNA threonylcarbamoyladenosine dehydratase, whose amino-acid sequence MRFSRFSALIGEKNFQNIATKKVIIFGLGGVGSFAAEALSRSGIGTLYLVDYDVIEPSNMNRQLLALEDTIGLYKADVMKSRIASINPLCQVFVFKEKVTASNLHTFLDLDFDYIVDCIDDVEAKVALIKKAILHNQLIISSMGFANKLHPELIEIATLSKTSVCPLAKVIRSHLRLCDIPLSLPVVFSKEKPLQTKNPDIRLGSSSFVPSAAGLLLASFVINQFLSMEEKI is encoded by the coding sequence ATGCGTTTTTCAAGATTTTCCGCCTTAATCGGTGAAAAAAATTTTCAAAACATTGCCACGAAAAAAGTGATCATTTTTGGACTTGGAGGAGTTGGATCGTTTGCAGCAGAAGCTCTTTCGAGGTCTGGAATTGGCACACTTTATTTAGTAGATTACGATGTAATAGAACCATCCAACATGAATCGTCAACTTCTAGCTTTAGAAGATACCATTGGATTATACAAAGCAGATGTCATGAAGTCAAGAATTGCTAGTATTAATCCACTATGTCAAGTTTTTGTTTTTAAAGAAAAAGTAACAGCTTCTAATTTACATACATTTTTAGATTTAGATTTTGACTATATTGTAGATTGTATCGATGATGTTGAAGCAAAAGTCGCTTTAATAAAAAAAGCCATATTGCATAACCAACTGATCATTTCATCGATGGGATTTGCGAACAAACTTCATCCTGAATTAATTGAAATCGCAACACTTTCAAAAACTTCAGTTTGTCCGCTTGCAAAAGTCATAAGATCCCATCTTAGATTGTGTGATATCCCTTTATCTTTACCAGTAGTGTTTTCAAAAGAAAAACCTTTACAAACAAAAAACCCTGACATTCGTTTAGGATCTTCTAGTTTTGTTCCATCTGCCGCAGGGCTTTTATTAGCATCTTTTGTCATCAATCAATTTTTATCTATGGAGGAAAAAATATGA
- a CDS encoding AI-2E family transporter: MKKKPISDERLNRIIKFLVIALLGLALLFMVIQFSDLWTWMLDAIKSVVVPVSGAYLIALIIFPLVKYLERKGIGPRGLSLAIVFLLSVGIVFSLFYFVTPFVISEITNFFNNDFLKVIEYITVDLRQEFILGTDIYDQIYNYISETNLIANSLENVIPSIISYLSNVALPLITVVLILPILLIYYLLDYEMIGEKLRSIIPQKHEKNVAELGSKLNQTVGAYLRGQLILMIAIGSVATIVYKLIGLKYYFVFGLLVGITNIIPYFGMILAAVPPIIYSFIAGSGPGPLLVLSVNVVLQFIEGNIFQPIIMAHHLEMHPLIIIISILFFGSLFGTLGVVFASPIAASIRVFYNFYKEQKNQKLEVETTGGVGKT; this comes from the coding sequence TTGAAGAAAAAACCAATTTCCGATGAACGTCTAAATCGAATCATTAAATTTTTAGTCATCGCCTTACTTGGCCTTGCACTACTTTTTATGGTCATTCAGTTTTCCGACCTTTGGACCTGGATGTTAGATGCCATTAAATCAGTTGTTGTACCTGTTTCAGGAGCTTATTTGATTGCCTTAATCATTTTTCCTTTGGTAAAGTATTTAGAAAGAAAAGGAATTGGACCACGAGGATTATCTCTTGCGATTGTTTTTTTACTATCGGTAGGAATTGTTTTTTCTTTATTCTATTTTGTCACCCCATTTGTCATTTCAGAAATCACGAACTTTTTTAACAATGATTTCTTGAAAGTCATTGAATACATTACCGTAGATTTAAGACAAGAATTTATTCTTGGAACGGATATTTACGATCAAATTTATAATTACATCTCAGAAACCAATTTAATCGCAAATTCACTTGAAAATGTGATTCCATCTATTATATCTTATTTATCTAATGTCGCTTTACCACTTATTACGGTTGTATTAATTTTACCAATTCTTCTGATCTATTACTTATTAGATTATGAAATGATTGGCGAAAAACTACGTTCGATTATTCCACAAAAACATGAAAAAAACGTGGCAGAATTAGGTTCAAAATTAAATCAAACCGTTGGAGCGTATTTGCGAGGTCAACTTATTCTAATGATAGCTATTGGCTCCGTTGCGACGATTGTTTATAAATTAATAGGGCTGAAATATTACTTCGTATTTGGACTTTTAGTAGGTATAACCAATATTATTCCTTATTTTGGAATGATTTTAGCTGCTGTTCCACCTATTATTTATTCGTTTATAGCAGGTAGTGGTCCTGGACCTTTACTTGTTTTATCGGTGAACGTTGTTTTACAATTTATTGAAGGAAACATTTTCCAACCCATCATCATGGCGCATCATTTGGAAATGCATCCGCTTATCATTATCATTTCTATTTTATTCTTTGGCTCTCTCTTTGGAACATTAGGAGTCGTATTTGCTTCACCAATTGCCGCATCCATAAGGGTTTTCTACAACTTCTATAAAGAACAAAAAAACCAGAAATTAGAGGTTGAAACCACAGGTGGTGTCGGAAAGACATGA
- the hisS gene encoding histidine--tRNA ligase: protein MIAKIKGTYDILPNQIPLWQHLESVIYQVSKLYHFDEIRTPIFESSELFHRSVGETSDIIKKETYDFEDRGKRQITLRPEGTAPVVRSVIENKLYASSNLPLKLYYHGPMFRYERPQKGRQRQFYQFGAEALGSNSPLMDAEMIAYASTFLKALQLPNVKVKVNTLGDEESKELYKKTLLSYLEPKIGSLCEDCNRRYLDNPLRVLDCKIDKENPVLQEAPKPTDCLTEAAQTHFSQVLRALDQMNIEYELDLSLVRGLDYYTHTVFELEADLPTLGAQATLGGGGRYNNLVKSLDGPDFPAVGFAFGMERLLLALESLNKTMPAPYIHAFMISIGEHAKAKSLEIITALRHGGLIIDYDFFDHGLKAQFKQAEKQNPKYYLIFGETEFDQESINVKNAKTAVQETVKLSQLYQYLVSAIQNEAHECSGGCSTCEEDC, encoded by the coding sequence ATGATTGCTAAAATAAAAGGAACATATGATATACTACCAAACCAAATCCCGCTGTGGCAACATCTAGAAAGTGTCATTTATCAAGTATCAAAACTTTACCATTTTGATGAAATCAGAACCCCAATCTTTGAATCGAGTGAATTATTTCACCGATCCGTAGGTGAAACCTCTGATATCATCAAAAAGGAAACGTATGATTTTGAAGATCGAGGCAAAAGACAAATTACCCTGCGACCAGAAGGCACAGCTCCTGTCGTAAGAAGTGTTATTGAAAACAAACTTTATGCCTCAAGCAATTTGCCATTAAAGCTTTATTACCATGGACCCATGTTTCGCTATGAGCGTCCTCAAAAAGGCAGACAACGTCAATTCTATCAATTTGGAGCAGAAGCACTTGGATCTAATTCCCCTTTAATGGACGCTGAAATGATTGCTTATGCTTCAACATTTCTGAAAGCTCTCCAATTACCAAATGTAAAAGTAAAAGTAAATACGTTAGGTGATGAAGAAAGCAAAGAATTATACAAGAAAACACTACTATCCTACTTAGAGCCAAAAATTGGTTCTTTATGTGAAGACTGTAATCGACGCTATTTAGATAATCCACTTAGAGTTTTAGATTGTAAAATAGATAAAGAAAATCCGGTGTTGCAAGAAGCACCTAAACCAACCGATTGTTTAACCGAAGCAGCGCAAACCCATTTTTCTCAAGTTCTTAGAGCTTTAGATCAAATGAACATAGAGTATGAGTTAGATCTTTCGCTTGTAAGAGGATTGGATTACTACACTCACACTGTTTTTGAACTTGAAGCTGATTTACCAACTCTTGGAGCTCAAGCAACTCTTGGTGGAGGCGGAAGATACAATAATTTAGTAAAATCCTTGGATGGGCCTGATTTTCCAGCTGTAGGGTTTGCTTTTGGGATGGAACGATTATTGTTAGCACTAGAAAGTTTAAATAAAACTATGCCAGCTCCTTATATCCATGCATTTATGATTTCGATTGGAGAACATGCAAAAGCTAAATCACTTGAAATCATTACGGCTTTACGACATGGTGGATTAATCATTGATTATGATTTTTTCGATCATGGATTAAAAGCGCAATTTAAACAAGCTGAAAAACAAAATCCAAAATATTATTTAATCTTTGGAGAAACGGAATTTGATCAAGAGTCAATCAACGTTAAAAATGCGAAAACAGCTGTTCAAGAAACGGTTAAATTATCTCAATTATATCAATATTTAGTTTCCGCAATTCAAAACGAAGCTCACGAATGTAGTGGGGGATGTTCTACTTGCGAGGAAGATTGTTAA
- the acpP gene encoding acyl carrier protein has translation MDKKQMIFEKVKEIIVQELGVKPEKVVLEAGLADDFGADSLDALELFNQIESEFLVSISDEAATKMNDVSDLVDYVLEHVNDKYFV, from the coding sequence ATGGATAAAAAACAAATGATTTTTGAGAAAGTAAAAGAAATTATCGTACAAGAATTAGGCGTAAAACCAGAAAAAGTTGTTTTAGAAGCTGGATTAGCTGATGACTTTGGTGCGGACTCTTTAGACGCATTAGAATTATTCAACCAAATCGAAAGCGAATTTTTAGTTTCAATTTCAGATGAAGCGGCTACTAAAATGAATGATGTTTCTGATTTAGTTGATTACGTTTTAGAACACGTAAACGACAAATATTTTGTTTAA
- the dtd gene encoding D-tyrosyl-tRNA(Tyr) deacylase — MKIVCQRVKQASVTINDILISQIGSGILLFVGFTHTDTLETIDYLASKISKLRIFPDETGKLNLSIKEKNYDILSVSQFTLYGDLKDGNRPSFTEALPGNLAKPLYQLFNERMSFYLGKPVFTGEFGKEMEVSLLNDGPVTIILEKM; from the coding sequence TTGAAAATCGTTTGTCAAAGAGTAAAACAAGCTAGTGTAACTATAAACGATATCTTGATAAGCCAAATCGGTTCAGGAATTTTGCTTTTTGTAGGATTTACACATACAGATACCTTAGAAACCATTGATTATCTTGCTAGTAAAATCAGTAAATTGAGAATTTTTCCAGATGAAACTGGAAAACTAAATTTATCGATTAAAGAGAAAAACTATGATATTCTAAGTGTTTCTCAATTTACGCTTTATGGAGATTTAAAAGATGGGAATCGACCCTCTTTTACAGAAGCCTTACCAGGCAACCTTGCAAAACCTTTGTATCAACTATTTAATGAAAGAATGAGTTTTTATTTAGGGAAGCCAGTTTTTACTGGTGAATTTGGCAAAGAAATGGAAGTTTCTTTACTAAATGATGGTCCAGTAACCATCATTTTGGAAAAGATGTAA